The Acidobacteriota bacterium genome window below encodes:
- a CDS encoding ATP-binding cassette domain-containing protein, whose amino-acid sequence MVGPSLEIRNAGKIFSMGDGRLVHALDGFSLSVPANGVIALMGPNGSGKTTLLRAIDRSIKLDSGEIAGISRDDEDTVSPYRIAHISQDPGHRTFSQLSIAEHFMLAEIQGCHARPFHLGVNKYRLKKFIEFLEYYGRDDLIPFLESSLDKLSGGMRQAVSILASAIPPSSDDTFGLLLLLDEPTASLDNSNERKCIELINKLHSEGATILLVTHNPYLAAEIADTIIFMHRGKNYHELRKDGTNISDGGSLHERIARVMREIFGLPDMFSSGEN is encoded by the coding sequence ATGGTAGGTCCTTCTTTAGAGATTAGAAATGCCGGGAAGATCTTTTCGATGGGCGATGGCCGTCTTGTCCATGCTCTTGATGGATTCTCATTATCCGTTCCTGCCAATGGAGTTATCGCCTTGATGGGGCCTAACGGTTCCGGGAAAACCACCCTCTTGAGAGCTATTGACCGTTCTATAAAACTTGATTCAGGCGAAATCGCAGGGATAAGTCGGGATGACGAGGATACGGTCTCACCTTACCGCATTGCCCATATTTCACAAGATCCAGGCCATCGTACTTTCTCCCAATTGTCGATTGCCGAGCATTTCATGCTTGCGGAAATTCAGGGATGTCACGCTAGGCCATTTCATCTTGGTGTCAACAAATATCGTTTAAAGAAGTTTATTGAATTTCTTGAATACTATGGTCGGGACGATCTGATTCCTTTCTTGGAAAGCAGCCTTGATAAACTGTCGGGAGGCATGCGGCAAGCCGTGTCGATTCTTGCTAGTGCGATTCCCCCGTCAAGCGATGACACATTCGGATTGTTACTTTTATTGGATGAGCCCACGGCTTCTCTTGATAACAGCAACGAAAGGAAATGCATTGAGCTTATAAACAAGCTGCATTCTGAAGGGGCAACGATTCTGTTGGTAACCCACAATCCCTATCTTGCGGCAGAAATCGCAGATACAATAATATTTATGCATCGCGGTAAAAATTATCATGAGTTGAGAAAGGACGGAACGAATATCTCCGATGGAGGATCTCTGCATGAAAGAATAGCCCGAGTGATGCGGGAAATATTTGGCTTGCCCGATATGTTTTCTTCTGGAGAGAATTGA